The following is a genomic window from Manihot esculenta cultivar AM560-2 chromosome 9, M.esculenta_v8, whole genome shotgun sequence.
TTTTACAACAACCGGAAGAAATCTGGCCACACCCATAAGGCTGCATGCTTAATCCAATCGCTTCCCGCTCAATTTGCTTCAAGTGAATCTAAAGCAACTGGGCCGCCAAAATATGGAGTTTCTATCGTTGATCCAGTTAATGGGACTTGGGAGCGAGTTGAACCAGTTCCTGATTACCCAGATGGTCTGCCTTTGTTCTGTCAGGTTACGAGCTCAGAAGGGAAGCTTGTACTCATGGGAGGATGGGATCCGGTTAATTATGAACCACTGATTCATGTTTTTGTATACGATTTTACAACTCGGAGATGGAGAAAATCCAAGGACATGCCGGAGACCCGATCTTTCTTTGCTTTAGGCGAGTTAAACGGCCAAGTTATAATCGCTGGAGGGCACGATGAGAACAAGAACGCGCTGAATTCAGCGTGGGTATATAACGTAACCTGCGACGAGTGGACTGAGTTACCACGGATGAGCCAGGAAAGAGACGAGTGCGAAGGCTTAGTAATCGGTGGTCAATTCTGGGTCGTGAGCGGATACAGAACAGAAAGTCAAGGACAATTTGAGGGAAGTGCTGAGTCGATCGAACTCGGAGCGAGTCAATGGAGGAAAATTGAAGATGCATGGAAGGAGAATAGGTGTCCCAAATCGTGCATCGGTGTAGATAAAGGTGGGAAGCTGGTGAACTGGATTGGGTGTGTGAGGGAGGTTAAGGCTGGAGTGTGTGTAGGCCATACAAGTGAATGGACAATGGTGTCCGGATCAGCTTACGAAGGAGGGGCTCAGGCGTTTTATATTATGGAAGGGCAAAATGGTAAATGGAAGAGGGTTGATGTGGCAGAGGGGTTCTCCGGGTTCGTGCAATCGGGGTGCTTTGTAGAGATCTGAAGAGCAAGAGCAGGCTTGAATTTGATTGCGTGTGTTGTTCTGGCTGGCGAAGCTTTATAATTGTGTAAATATTTGTGTATGCAAATGTAATTCTTCCTAATGTTCATAAGCTGCTGCGTGAACCGAATTGATCGATTATTCGGTCTGAGCAATGTGATTCAGTtcttattttttgttatttcagattttgattcagtttaatttttttcaacaaaaaagtgaaaaaaaaaatactagctTTCCATCCAATTCTTCCATGCTGCTGGCCATATTTTTCCTTCACATTTCATATCCTAACATTAAGGACATTAAAACACACCTGCCTCACATTCCAACTAGGGGTGTAATCGAGCCGAGTCGATCCGAGTTTTGTAAAGCTCaaactcgtttattaaaaaagtttggaagctcgagcttgagctcgagctcgactcgagctctaatatttgattcgagctcggctcgagaattaaatattataatcgagctcgattcgagctcgactcgtgaaagactcgttcgatttaataacgagcctaattcgagctcgagttcgaaaagctcgattaaaaagctcgttaataaaactcgagcttgaactcggaaagctcgattaagaaactcgttaaaaaagctcgagaccgagctcaaaattaaaaagtttggtttgagctcaagttcaggctcgagctcgaattaataattacactttaatcagtttttaatcatcattaatttaaataatataaaaaaaagagtgtatataaaaaaaattacgtaacacaatttataactaaaataacacaaataaatataaattcaacaacataataaaattagattacacacaaagtttaatatcaaacgaataaagttgattccaacttccaacagttaaa
Proteins encoded in this region:
- the LOC110621896 gene encoding F-box/kelch-repeat protein At1g15670, translating into MSELPELIPGLPEEIALECLTRLHYSTHSVAARVCRRWRHLLLSRGFYNNRKKSGHTHKAACLIQSLPAQFASSESKATGPPKYGVSIVDPVNGTWERVEPVPDYPDGLPLFCQVTSSEGKLVLMGGWDPVNYEPLIHVFVYDFTTRRWRKSKDMPETRSFFALGELNGQVIIAGGHDENKNALNSAWVYNVTCDEWTELPRMSQERDECEGLVIGGQFWVVSGYRTESQGQFEGSAESIELGASQWRKIEDAWKENRCPKSCIGVDKGGKLVNWIGCVREVKAGVCVGHTSEWTMVSGSAYEGGAQAFYIMEGQNGKWKRVDVAEGFSGFVQSGCFVEI